One Littorina saxatilis isolate snail1 linkage group LG14, US_GU_Lsax_2.0, whole genome shotgun sequence genomic region harbors:
- the LOC138946598 gene encoding uncharacterized protein, which translates to MTSYCRCLLTLAIVIATVKLLLADDLDFTEGDNFQMDEFETMEDVFPKRGFGDKRGFGDKRGFGDKRGFADKRGFGDKRGFADKRGFGDKRSREFYPSSLLAALFRNYASQPLPGNIALKRLLEKQGMWQ; encoded by the coding sequence ATGACGTCATACTGCCGCTGCCTTCTGACCTTGGCCATCGTCATAGCAACCGTCAAGCTCCTCCTAGCGGATGACCTAGATTTCACCGAGGGAGATAACTTCCAAATGGACGAATTCGAAACTATGGAAGACGTATTTCCCAAGCGGGGCTTCGGTGACAAGAGAGGGTTCGGTGACAAAAGAGGCTTCGGTGACAAAAGGGGCTTTGCCGACAAACGGGGATTCGGTGATAAGAGAGGGTTTGCGGACAAGAGGGGGTTCGGAGATAAGAGGTCCCGAGAATTTTACCCGTCTTCTCTCTTGGCCGCCTTGTTTCGGAATTACGCCAGTCAGCCGTTGCCTGGAAATATCGCGCTCAAGCGTTTGTTGGAAAAACAAGGCATGTGGCAATGA